Proteins co-encoded in one Rudaeicoccus suwonensis genomic window:
- a CDS encoding ABC transporter substrate-binding protein gives MRRLARSTAAVALALGATGTLGVATAPQALAAGYNGFCTTSTGVTVVVDFQQLGGGVVVRCAPSIPAGGTGLDALQNAGVPYAGVARWGDAFICRLFNKPSATQTLPVTGDPSYKEACVNTPPASAYWSYWFAPNGGTWTYSQFGVTNRSAIKGGFEGWSFSLNATAGSNPPPRIAPVRPQTSSPTPTPTTTSTTAPHNGGGGGGTTQATAPAQNTGSTALPSSLAAHEPASQQAAESKVNPSQSAAIAAAGAAQNAKNQGLIVNSNALNQQVAKEQSTSLNLPTLIGAGVLAFLVVAGIGTLIRRRGH, from the coding sequence ATGCGGCGTCTTGCCCGATCCACCGCGGCAGTCGCGCTGGCGCTCGGCGCCACCGGCACCCTCGGCGTTGCCACCGCACCGCAGGCGCTGGCAGCCGGTTACAACGGCTTCTGCACCACCTCCACCGGCGTGACCGTCGTGGTCGACTTCCAGCAGCTCGGTGGCGGAGTCGTCGTCCGCTGCGCGCCTTCGATCCCGGCCGGCGGCACCGGCCTGGACGCCCTGCAGAACGCAGGCGTGCCGTATGCCGGAGTCGCGCGCTGGGGCGACGCCTTCATCTGCCGGTTGTTCAACAAGCCGTCGGCCACGCAAACGCTTCCGGTCACCGGCGACCCGTCATACAAAGAGGCGTGCGTCAACACCCCGCCGGCCTCGGCCTACTGGTCGTACTGGTTCGCGCCCAACGGCGGCACCTGGACCTACAGCCAGTTCGGTGTGACGAATCGCTCCGCGATCAAGGGCGGCTTCGAGGGCTGGTCGTTCTCCCTGAACGCCACGGCCGGGAGCAACCCGCCGCCGCGCATTGCCCCGGTGCGTCCTCAGACGTCGAGCCCGACGCCCACCCCGACCACGACGAGCACGACCGCGCCCCACAACGGTGGCGGTGGTGGCGGCACCACTCAGGCGACTGCTCCGGCTCAGAACACCGGCTCGACGGCTCTGCCATCGAGCCTGGCTGCGCATGAGCCGGCCAGCCAGCAAGCCGCCGAATCCAAGGTCAACCCCTCGCAGTCCGCCGCCATCGCAGCCGCGGGTGCGGCACAGAACGCCAAGAATCAGGGGCTGATCGTCAACTCCAACGCGCTGAACCAGCAGGTCGCCAAGGAGCAGTCGACCAGTCTCAACCTGCCCACGCTCATCGGCGCCGGGGTGCTCGCATTCCTGGTGGTCGCCGGCATCGGCACGCTGATCCGCCGCCGCGGGCACTGA